AAAGACTGCTTGTGGAAGAAGGGATGGATATCCTGAAGGAATATTATTTCGGGATTGTTATTGATCGGGCTACCAATTGTCCGGTACTGATGGCCAGCACCGAAGGGGGGATGGAAATCGAAAAGGTGGCAGCTGAAACCCCGGAAAAGATTATCAAGGAGTATGTCCACCCGGCATTGGGGCTCCGTCCTTTTCAAGCGGCTAAAGTTGCCTATAAGCTGGGGCTTGATGCAAAGCTGGTTCGCCCGGCATCCCGGATGTTCATGAACCTCTATAAAGCTTTTGAGGTTAATGACTGTTCGTTGATGGAAATTAATCCCCTGGTGTCAACCGGTGACGGTCGTATTCTGGCTCTCGATGCCAAAATAAATTTTGATGACAACGCCTTGTACCGCCATAAAGATTCCTGGCCGGAATTGAGGGATTTATCGGAAGAGGAACCTTTGGAGATTGAAGCCTCGAAATTTGGTCTTAACTACATAAAACTGGATGGAAACGTTGGCTGTATGGTGAATGGCGCCGGGCTGGCCATGGCAACCATGGATATTATCAAACTTTCAGGTGGGGAACCGGCAAACTTCCTCGATGTTGGGGGCGGTGCCAATGCCGAAGGGGTAGCCAACGCTTTTCGCATCATTCTCTCAGATCCTAATGTTAAAGCGGTATTGATCAATATTTTCGGTGGCATTGTTCGTTGTGACCGGATTGCCAATGGCATTATCGAAGCGACTAAACTGGTGGATGTTAATGTGCCCCTGGTGGTTCGCCTTGAAGGAACCAATGCCGAAGAAGCAGCGAAAATTCTGGAAGAATCCGGTATTGACATGATTATCGGACGTGGACTGGCTGATGCGGCCCAGAAAGTAGTGGCGGCCATCCAGTAAAA
The sequence above is a segment of the Pseudomonadota bacterium genome. Coding sequences within it:
- the sucC gene encoding ADP-forming succinate--CoA ligase subunit beta; the protein is MKIHEYQAKALLRDYGVEVPKGFAIFDAAEAKKAAEDLGGGTVVVKAQIHAGGRGKGGGVKVVDGPDEAYETARQIMGMQLVTHQTGPEGKEVKRLLVEEGMDILKEYYFGIVIDRATNCPVLMASTEGGMEIEKVAAETPEKIIKEYVHPALGLRPFQAAKVAYKLGLDAKLVRPASRMFMNLYKAFEVNDCSLMEINPLVSTGDGRILALDAKINFDDNALYRHKDSWPELRDLSEEEPLEIEASKFGLNYIKLDGNVGCMVNGAGLAMATMDIIKLSGGEPANFLDVGGGANAEGVANAFRIILSDPNVKAVLINIFGGIVRCDRIANGIIEATKLVDVNVPLVVRLEGTNAEEAAKILEESGIDMIIGRGLADAAQKVVAAIQ